The Chryseobacterium nakagawai genome has a segment encoding these proteins:
- a CDS encoding DUF6952 family protein: protein MKLPVIRQFYQNQTPENLEKTLEVLESFSEFRGTSEEDLNVAGELITNICGALEVHANVQNGMSEKDALNSFAQKVLGSIDK from the coding sequence ATGAAATTACCAGTAATCAGACAATTCTATCAGAATCAAACCCCTGAGAACTTAGAAAAAACGTTAGAAGTGCTAGAAAGCTTCTCTGAATTCAGAGGAACAAGTGAAGAGGATCTAAATGTTGCAGGAGAGCTTATTACCAACATTTGCGGAGCTTTAGAAGTTCATGCTAACGTACAAAACGGGATGAGCGAAAAAGATGCACTAAACTCATTTGCACAAAAGGTTTTAGGATCTATTGATAAATAA
- a CDS encoding thioredoxin family protein — translation MYTELTEDTLQNIVNDNEKVVVQYGATWCGNCRIMKPKFKKLASENESIPFLYVDAEKLPESRKLAKVDNLPTFAIFKNGELVNQVQSNQAESLINLFNELA, via the coding sequence ATGTATACAGAATTAACCGAAGATACATTACAGAATATTGTAAACGACAATGAAAAAGTAGTTGTTCAGTATGGAGCAACATGGTGTGGAAACTGCAGAATCATGAAGCCAAAATTCAAAAAATTAGCATCTGAGAATGAATCTATTCCTTTCTTATACGTAGATGCTGAGAAACTTCCTGAAAGCAGAAAATTAGCAAAAGTAGACAACTTACCTACATTTGCTATCTTTAAAAATGGTGAATTGGTAAATCAGGTTCAATCTAACCAGGCTGAGAGTTTAATTAATCTTTTTAACGAATTAGCATAA
- a CDS encoding Bax inhibitor-1/YccA family protein has translation MMTDVLVAHSSEVEKANFYKKTYLHVALSILAFIGVETILLKTVPVEIIAMMFSGRFTWLLIIGVFWLASILASKWSLSQSQSTQYLGLGFYIVLEAVIFLPLLFIATNIAGGANIIFQAATLTVAMFAGISAVAFTSKRDFSFLRNIIIIGGFISIGLIIGGMAFGFNLGLWFSVGMVILASAAILYQTSKLKDSYATNQYVGAALQLFASIMLLFWYILNILMSRRS, from the coding sequence ATGATGACAGATGTTTTAGTCGCTCATTCTTCAGAAGTGGAGAAGGCGAATTTTTACAAGAAGACCTATTTGCACGTTGCTCTATCAATTCTTGCATTTATTGGAGTTGAGACTATTTTGTTAAAGACTGTACCGGTAGAGATTATTGCGATGATGTTTAGCGGAAGGTTTACCTGGCTGTTAATTATCGGTGTCTTCTGGTTGGCTTCTATTTTAGCCTCTAAATGGTCACTTTCGCAAAGTCAGTCCACTCAGTATCTTGGGTTAGGTTTTTATATTGTACTAGAGGCGGTGATTTTTTTACCATTGCTTTTTATAGCTACTAATATTGCCGGTGGTGCTAATATTATCTTTCAGGCAGCTACTTTAACGGTAGCCATGTTTGCAGGTATTTCTGCAGTTGCATTTACTTCCAAGAGAGATTTTTCTTTTTTAAGAAATATCATTATTATTGGAGGATTTATTTCAATCGGATTAATCATTGGAGGAATGGCCTTTGGTTTTAATCTTGGGTTATGGTTCTCTGTAGGAATGGTGATTCTTGCTTCTGCGGCGATTTTATATCAGACAAGTAAGCTGAAAGATTCTTATGCTACGAATCAGTATGTGGGTGCAGCATTACAACTTTTTGCTTCTATTATGCTTTTATTCTGGTATATCCTGAATATATTAATGAGCAGAAGAAGTTAA
- a CDS encoding PD-(D/E)XK nuclease family protein: protein MKFLNKIIHELLAQNPDLSAFNIILPGKRPIVFIRQILEENNYSGFLPNFFTIEELINSIADKQVIQGIPLWLFSFDVYRSLNLIPRDNFSDFLKWFPTLQKDWDDILKFSDSDVAVLQYMFDEERIKEWAQNLGEDDDVPRKKFLNFWQNMNVFLPELKSRLQEKNWATSGMIHEAAKASIADFAKNTSEQFIFCGFNAFTPVEEKLVRSLLRWNKAQCFFQADRYYFNDERQEAGKFLRNHKTWKEFDDSRAFQWIEDDFNQPKKIKVYEVSGNVTQTKVLPEIFKEINNKTYSNTAVVLLDENLLPASLDVMHGVDNLNITMGFPLKNLSFSNAVKRLFYLQKQLEKNKTSYYYRDVFPILEELPKSAKDELIINDFKAKIEERNIVYISKKLLNELLGELSYFGLLQKAASTNTYLDILISFCHQVKWLEIDDIQYENVSHFENAFRIIKNQLTPYNIEIKMETLEILINQHINSESIDFQGEPLRGLQIMGLLETRLLNFENVILLSVNEGKLPLGNSQNTYIPFDIRRFFDLHTFLENDSIYAYHFYRLIQDAQNVHLLYNALSSGVNTGEKSRFITQIEMESSHEIEHLIIENSSEPIITKPIEISKTESVRQKLQKWKERVSASHLTSYLYNPIDFYLSKILNTSESDEIEEELSVKNYGNLVHYSLQEIYEVLKGKVLKESDLEKSVKAIDKYINIAIEKLKHQPEFYEKGMNYIHKAIAKKVIENILNHDLDLIRGGNKLEIIDIERKFENVEFYLDGNDKISFLGFIDRIDKLNGTLRIIDYKTAKIKNLHVKIDEDNVEGYFHNSDRKQALQLCIYHYVVQHLPEFWGFPIETGIWSFAEAKKGMVPLVFDKGDIDDAMRSVKSLIQEILNPDINFVETVKSY from the coding sequence TTGAAATTCCTCAATAAGATCATCCACGAACTGTTGGCACAAAACCCGGATCTATCTGCGTTTAATATCATCCTGCCCGGAAAACGTCCGATTGTATTTATCAGACAGATTCTGGAAGAAAACAACTATTCTGGATTTCTTCCCAACTTTTTTACCATCGAGGAACTAATTAACTCAATTGCTGACAAACAGGTTATCCAGGGAATTCCGCTTTGGCTTTTTTCATTCGACGTGTATCGAAGTCTTAACCTGATCCCCAGAGATAATTTCTCTGACTTTTTGAAGTGGTTTCCAACCTTGCAGAAGGATTGGGATGATATTCTGAAATTTTCGGATAGTGACGTGGCGGTTTTACAGTACATGTTTGATGAAGAAAGGATTAAAGAATGGGCCCAGAACCTTGGTGAGGATGATGATGTACCCAGAAAGAAATTTCTTAATTTCTGGCAGAATATGAATGTTTTTCTTCCCGAATTAAAAAGCAGGTTACAGGAAAAGAACTGGGCGACCTCAGGAATGATTCACGAGGCTGCTAAAGCAAGTATTGCTGATTTCGCGAAGAATACTTCAGAGCAGTTTATATTCTGCGGATTTAACGCCTTTACGCCAGTTGAAGAAAAATTGGTAAGAAGTCTTTTGCGGTGGAATAAAGCTCAGTGCTTTTTTCAGGCAGACCGTTATTACTTTAATGATGAAAGACAGGAGGCCGGAAAATTCCTCAGAAATCATAAGACATGGAAAGAATTTGATGATAGCAGGGCTTTTCAGTGGATAGAGGATGACTTTAACCAACCTAAAAAGATCAAAGTATATGAAGTTTCCGGAAATGTAACGCAAACTAAAGTGTTGCCGGAGATCTTTAAAGAAATCAATAATAAAACCTACTCAAACACAGCAGTAGTTTTGCTGGATGAGAACCTTCTTCCTGCGAGCCTAGATGTGATGCATGGGGTAGATAACCTGAATATCACGATGGGATTCCCATTGAAGAACCTGTCTTTCTCCAATGCTGTAAAACGACTTTTTTATCTGCAGAAACAGCTGGAAAAAAATAAAACTTCGTATTACTACAGGGATGTATTTCCTATTCTTGAAGAGCTTCCGAAATCAGCCAAAGATGAGCTAATCATCAATGATTTTAAAGCAAAGATAGAAGAAAGGAATATCGTTTATATCTCTAAAAAGCTTTTGAATGAACTTCTGGGAGAGTTATCTTACTTTGGTCTTCTGCAAAAAGCTGCAAGCACGAATACTTATCTGGATATTCTGATATCGTTTTGTCACCAGGTGAAATGGCTGGAAATAGATGATATTCAATATGAAAATGTATCTCATTTCGAGAATGCCTTCAGGATCATTAAAAACCAATTGACTCCGTATAATATCGAGATTAAAATGGAAACGCTGGAAATTCTCATCAACCAGCATATCAATTCTGAAAGTATCGATTTTCAGGGTGAGCCATTAAGAGGGTTACAGATTATGGGATTGCTGGAAACACGTCTTCTGAATTTTGAAAATGTGATTCTGCTTTCAGTCAATGAAGGGAAACTTCCATTGGGAAATTCACAAAATACCTATATTCCTTTTGATATCAGAAGATTTTTTGATCTCCATACCTTTTTGGAAAATGACAGTATTTATGCCTATCACTTTTACAGGCTGATTCAGGATGCCCAAAATGTTCATTTGTTGTACAATGCATTAAGTTCAGGAGTGAATACGGGAGAGAAAAGCCGTTTTATTACCCAGATCGAAATGGAAAGTTCCCATGAGATTGAACACCTGATTATTGAGAATTCTTCAGAACCGATTATCACAAAGCCTATAGAGATTTCCAAGACGGAAAGTGTAAGACAAAAACTTCAGAAATGGAAGGAAAGGGTATCGGCTTCCCACCTAACAAGCTACCTTTATAATCCCATTGATTTTTACTTATCCAAGATATTAAATACTTCAGAGTCAGACGAAATTGAAGAGGAACTGTCTGTGAAAAATTATGGAAACTTAGTTCATTATTCACTTCAAGAAATTTATGAGGTATTGAAGGGTAAGGTTTTAAAAGAAAGTGATTTAGAGAAATCAGTTAAAGCAATAGATAAATATATTAATATTGCTATTGAGAAGCTTAAACACCAGCCAGAATTCTATGAAAAAGGGATGAACTATATCCACAAGGCTATTGCGAAAAAAGTAATTGAAAACATTTTGAATCATGATCTGGATCTTATTAGAGGAGGTAATAAATTAGAGATTATTGACATTGAAAGAAAGTTCGAAAATGTGGAGTTTTATCTCGACGGAAATGATAAAATTTCGTTCTTAGGATTTATCGACAGAATTGATAAACTAAACGGAACGTTAAGGATCATTGATTATAAAACAGCAAAAATTAAAAATCTCCATGTAAAAATTGATGAGGATAATGTAGAAGGCTATTTCCATAACAGTGACAGAAAACAGGCATTGCAACTTTGTATTTATCATTATGTGGTACAGCATCTTCCGGAATTTTGGGGCTTTCCAATTGAAACGGGTATCTGGAGTTTTGCAGAAGCTAAAAAAGGAATGGTTCCTCTGGTGTTTGATAAGGGAGATATTGATGATGCAATGAGATCTGTTAAAAGTCTTATACAGGAAATTCTGAATCCTGATATCAATTTTGTGGAAACTGTGAAGTCTTATTAA
- a CDS encoding M16 family metallopeptidase translates to MNLFKKLTIVTSIAAASFAGHAFGQDYQWKEATSNGYKYKFVTNDPTAARYYTLKNGLTVILSPTNKEPRIQTYIATKAGSKTDPADHTGLAHYLEHMLFKGTNQFGSKDWAKEKPLLDQIDALYEKYNQTKDEAKRKEIYKEIDRVSGEAAKYAIANEYDKMMAGMGADGSNAFTSFEQTVYTEDIPSNVMDKFLALQSERFREPILRLFHTELEAVYEEKNRTLDDDGDKVYDMMFANLFPNNNYGKQTTIGTIEHLKNPSLHAIRDYYNNYYVPNNMGIIMSGDFNPDEAIAKIDKAFSYMKSKPVPEYKVGQEKAITSPVIKEVVGPDSESVMLGFRFPGASTKDARLLNFVGSMLTNGQAGLIDLDLVKKQKLLGAFAYPYALKDYSVLLLQGKPTEGQSLDEVKNLLLQEIDKLRKGEFSDDLIQSIVNNEKKNTIQKDEKYSSRASILMDEFTSDVDHKANLEYIEEISKLTKKDIMDFVSKYLQNNNYVAVYKKKGEDKNIVKVDKPTITPVSVNREDQSAFLKKIDEMPEKAIAPVWLNYDKDIAKNKLGDVEVLSVKNTDNALFRMYYHFDSGKWNNKMLPLAAEYLQYLGTNNKSSETISREFYKLASSFKVSAGNEETYVSLEGLNENFDKTIGLFEDLIKNCKADQAALDAYKARLKKARANAKQNKATIMAGLRSYAQYGAQNPFNNVLSDAELDALKAEDLVNILHDLFNFKHRVLYYGPKTGAETVASLKPIHKLPSALKELPKTKTFEQIPTDKNKVLFAHYDMVQAEIFWARNSEQYNAGITPTVSLFNNYFGGGMGSIVFQTIRESKALAYSTYSYFALPSKKEDKNSIMAYVGTQADKFNEASSAMNELLTTLPKSEQLFETAKSGLKKTIASERISQDGIIFSYLKAQRLGNNTDIRKNIYEQAPKLSFADINTFHDSEMKNKNYTYCIVASQDKVNEADMQKLGEIKKLNLTEIFGY, encoded by the coding sequence ATGAATTTGTTTAAAAAATTAACAATCGTTACCAGTATTGCAGCAGCAAGTTTTGCAGGCCATGCTTTCGGACAGGACTATCAATGGAAGGAAGCAACTTCCAATGGATACAAATATAAGTTTGTCACCAATGACCCTACCGCCGCAAGATATTATACTTTAAAGAACGGATTAACAGTTATTTTAAGCCCAACCAACAAAGAACCAAGAATCCAGACCTATATCGCTACAAAAGCAGGAAGTAAAACAGATCCTGCAGATCATACAGGTCTTGCTCATTACCTGGAACACATGCTCTTCAAAGGAACCAATCAGTTCGGATCTAAAGACTGGGCGAAGGAAAAACCTCTTTTAGACCAGATTGATGCTCTTTATGAGAAATACAACCAGACCAAAGACGAAGCTAAGAGAAAAGAGATCTACAAAGAAATCGACAGGGTTTCCGGAGAAGCTGCCAAATACGCGATTGCCAATGAATATGACAAAATGATGGCTGGTATGGGTGCTGACGGATCAAACGCTTTCACCTCTTTTGAACAAACAGTATACACGGAAGACATCCCTTCCAATGTTATGGATAAATTTCTGGCTTTGCAGTCAGAAAGATTTAGAGAGCCCATTCTCAGATTATTCCATACAGAATTAGAAGCAGTATACGAAGAGAAAAACAGAACGCTTGATGATGATGGAGACAAGGTATATGATATGATGTTTGCTAACCTTTTCCCTAATAACAATTATGGAAAGCAGACTACCATCGGAACCATTGAGCATTTGAAAAACCCTTCTCTGCACGCGATCAGAGATTATTATAACAATTATTATGTTCCCAACAACATGGGAATCATCATGTCGGGAGATTTCAATCCGGATGAAGCTATTGCCAAGATTGACAAAGCTTTCTCTTATATGAAATCTAAACCGGTTCCGGAATATAAAGTAGGTCAGGAAAAAGCGATTACCTCTCCAGTCATAAAAGAAGTGGTAGGACCTGACTCAGAAAGTGTAATGCTTGGCTTCAGATTTCCCGGTGCTTCAACAAAAGATGCAAGACTATTAAACTTTGTAGGCAGCATGCTGACCAACGGGCAAGCTGGATTAATTGATCTTGATCTGGTGAAAAAGCAAAAATTACTTGGTGCTTTTGCTTATCCTTATGCCCTGAAAGATTATTCGGTATTACTTCTGCAAGGAAAACCGACTGAAGGACAGTCTTTAGATGAAGTGAAAAATCTTCTTCTTCAGGAAATCGATAAACTAAGAAAAGGAGAATTCTCTGATGACCTTATTCAGTCTATCGTAAACAACGAAAAAAAGAATACGATTCAAAAGGATGAAAAATACTCTTCAAGAGCAAGCATCTTAATGGATGAATTCACTTCTGATGTTGATCACAAGGCAAACCTAGAATATATTGAAGAAATTTCTAAGCTTACCAAAAAAGATATCATGGACTTTGTTTCCAAATATCTTCAAAACAACAATTACGTAGCGGTTTATAAGAAAAAAGGAGAAGACAAAAACATAGTAAAGGTTGACAAACCTACCATTACTCCTGTTTCTGTAAACAGAGAAGACCAATCTGCTTTTCTTAAGAAAATTGATGAAATGCCTGAAAAAGCAATCGCCCCGGTATGGCTAAACTATGATAAGGACATTGCTAAAAACAAATTAGGTGATGTAGAGGTACTTTCTGTAAAAAACACGGACAACGCATTATTCAGAATGTACTATCACTTTGATTCCGGAAAATGGAACAACAAAATGCTTCCATTAGCCGCAGAGTATCTACAGTATTTGGGAACTAATAATAAGTCGTCAGAAACTATTAGTAGAGAGTTCTATAAACTGGCATCAAGCTTTAAAGTAAGTGCAGGCAATGAAGAAACTTATGTTTCCTTGGAAGGCCTGAATGAAAACTTCGATAAAACAATTGGTTTATTTGAAGATTTGATTAAAAACTGTAAAGCAGACCAGGCAGCATTAGACGCTTACAAAGCAAGACTTAAGAAAGCCAGAGCCAACGCAAAGCAGAATAAAGCCACCATCATGGCCGGATTAAGAAGCTACGCTCAATATGGAGCACAGAATCCATTCAATAATGTTTTGAGCGATGCTGAACTTGATGCCCTGAAAGCTGAAGACCTTGTGAATATCCTTCATGATTTATTCAACTTCAAGCATAGAGTTTTATATTATGGACCTAAGACAGGAGCTGAGACGGTAGCTTCTTTAAAACCTATTCACAAACTGCCTTCAGCACTTAAGGAACTTCCAAAGACAAAAACTTTTGAGCAGATTCCAACAGATAAAAACAAGGTCTTATTTGCTCATTATGACATGGTACAGGCCGAAATCTTCTGGGCAAGAAACTCAGAACAATACAATGCTGGCATTACCCCTACAGTAAGCTTATTCAACAACTATTTCGGAGGTGGAATGGGTTCTATTGTTTTCCAAACCATCAGAGAATCTAAAGCATTAGCTTATTCTACTTATTCCTATTTTGCGCTTCCAAGCAAGAAAGAGGATAAAAACTCTATTATGGCATACGTGGGAACTCAGGCTGATAAATTCAATGAAGCTTCTTCTGCTATGAATGAACTTCTGACTACCCTACCAAAATCTGAGCAATTGTTTGAAACTGCCAAAAGCGGATTGAAAAAAACAATCGCATCTGAAAGAATTTCTCAGGATGGTATCATTTTCTCTTATTTGAAAGCCCAAAGACTTGGAAATAATACAGACATAAGAAAAAACATCTACGAACAGGCTCCCAAACTGTCATTCGCAGACATCAACACTTTCCATGATAGCGAAATGAAAAACAAGAACTACACCTATTGTATCGTGGCATCACAAGACAAAGTAAATGAAGCCGATATGCAGAAATTAGGAGAGATAAAAAAACTCAATTTAACTGAAATATTTGGTTATTAA
- a CDS encoding peroxiredoxin: MSLVGKKFPNLTIDAMSEMGDDLRINILEEATNNQQKVLLFWYPKDFTFVCPTELHAFQEALGEFEKRNTKVIGASCDTNEVHFAWLNTPKDNGGIEGVTYPLLADTHRQLANTLGIVDQDFEYNEEGEEVFTGSNVTYRATYLIDETGKIFHEAVNDMPLGRNVKEFLRLIDAYTHVQKHGEVCPANWEEGKDAMKADRTSTAEYLAKN; the protein is encoded by the coding sequence ATGTCTTTAGTAGGAAAAAAATTCCCGAATTTAACAATCGACGCAATGTCTGAAATGGGTGACGATTTAAGAATCAACATCCTTGAAGAAGCAACTAACAACCAACAAAAAGTTCTTTTGTTCTGGTACCCTAAAGATTTCACTTTCGTATGTCCTACTGAGCTTCATGCTTTCCAGGAGGCTTTAGGTGAATTCGAAAAAAGAAACACTAAAGTAATTGGTGCATCTTGTGATACAAACGAAGTACACTTCGCTTGGTTAAACACACCAAAAGATAACGGAGGTATTGAAGGAGTAACTTATCCACTTTTAGCTGATACTCACAGACAATTAGCAAACACTTTAGGAATTGTAGATCAGGATTTCGAATACAATGAAGAAGGAGAAGAAGTATTCACAGGTTCTAACGTAACTTACAGAGCAACTTACCTTATTGACGAAACTGGAAAAATTTTCCATGAAGCGGTAAACGACATGCCTCTAGGTAGAAACGTAAAAGAATTCTTAAGATTAATCGACGCTTATACTCACGTTCAAAAACACGGTGAAGTATGTCCTGCAAACTGGGAAGAAGGTAAAGACGCTATGAAAGCTGACAGAACTTCTACAGCAGAATACTTAGCAAAAAATTAA
- a CDS encoding DUF922 domain-containing protein, translated as MKLTFIFCLLAANAVFGQKIIWQEGQKLVWDNFKSPVNRRNNPDVAAYTNCGWEYSVVKSSNPKSPVKIEIKTIFSEDKSWKDVKKINDYILLHEQKHFDIAELFVRKFRKTIAEKIRNSGDYDKLFKSIYNAISNEYKNFQITYDRDTRHGMDEGKQAEYNAAISQELENLKSYQAP; from the coding sequence ATGAAATTGACTTTTATATTCTGTCTATTGGCGGCAAATGCTGTGTTTGGACAGAAAATTATCTGGCAGGAAGGGCAAAAGCTGGTATGGGACAATTTTAAAAGTCCTGTCAACAGAAGAAACAATCCGGATGTTGCGGCTTATACCAATTGTGGTTGGGAATATTCTGTAGTGAAATCCTCCAATCCAAAATCTCCTGTAAAAATTGAAATAAAGACAATTTTCAGCGAAGATAAATCGTGGAAGGACGTCAAAAAGATCAATGATTATATTTTGCTGCATGAGCAGAAACACTTTGATATTGCTGAACTTTTTGTAAGGAAATTCAGAAAAACTATAGCAGAAAAAATCAGGAATTCCGGCGATTACGATAAGTTATTTAAATCTATTTATAACGCAATCTCCAACGAATATAAGAACTTTCAGATAACCTATGACAGAGATACCCGTCATGGAATGGATGAAGGAAAACAGGCAGAATACAACGCTGCTATCTCTCAAGAATTAGAAAACCTTAAAAGCTACCAAGCCCCTTGA
- the rsmG gene encoding 16S rRNA (guanine(527)-N(7))-methyltransferase RsmG, translating to MSTSLLLKYFPDLTETQLEQFGKLETLYHEWNEKINVISRKDMESLYEKHILHSLGVAKVMEFAPGTKVLDIGTGGGFPGIPLAILFPETQFTLIDSIGKKISVVNAVAEGVGLKNVTAIHGRAEKLKEKFHFVVSRAVTQMPEFLRWLKGKFEKDQFNPKHNGILYLKGGDLAEELAGLKCEIFSLKNYFDEEFFDTKKVVYLSKGNFNS from the coding sequence ATGTCTACATCGTTACTATTAAAATATTTTCCGGATCTTACCGAAACACAGCTAGAACAGTTTGGAAAACTGGAAACCCTGTACCATGAATGGAATGAAAAGATCAATGTAATTTCCAGAAAAGATATGGAATCGCTGTATGAAAAGCATATTCTTCACTCGTTAGGAGTGGCTAAAGTAATGGAATTTGCTCCTGGAACGAAAGTGTTGGATATTGGTACCGGAGGTGGTTTTCCGGGGATTCCATTGGCAATTCTGTTTCCTGAAACACAATTTACTCTTATTGATTCCATAGGGAAGAAGATTAGTGTAGTAAATGCTGTAGCGGAAGGAGTAGGGTTGAAAAATGTAACAGCCATCCACGGAAGAGCAGAGAAATTAAAAGAAAAATTTCACTTTGTAGTCAGCAGAGCGGTCACTCAGATGCCGGAATTTTTAAGATGGCTGAAAGGAAAATTTGAAAAAGACCAGTTTAACCCTAAACATAATGGGATTTTATATTTAAAAGGCGGGGATCTTGCTGAAGAACTTGCCGGACTTAAATGTGAAATTTTTAGCCTAAAAAATTATTTTGATGAAGAGTTTTTTGATACTAAAAAAGTAGTTTATTTATCAAAAGGTAATTTTAATTCTTGA
- a CDS encoding pyridoxal phosphate-dependent aminotransferase, producing the protein MDKLSDRVKRLGYSQTFVMSNKAREMKANGIDVISLTLGEPDFDVPDNIKQAAFDAINQNYSHYSPVPGFLELREAIAYKLKRDNNLEYKPTQICVSNGAKQAILNVLAAIINDGDEVLLPAPYWVSYDEMVKMMGGASVMLPTSYVTDFKVTAEQLEEAITDKTKAILFSSPCNPSGGYYTYDELKSIAKVVAKYPHVTIISDEIYEFINYETKTTSIAQFPEVYEQTAVINGMSKAFAMTGWRIGYSACPEWLAKACEKVQGQMTSGANTVAQRASIVALKTDPSEYRYMIDAFKKRRDLVYELIKEIPGFKVLLPKAAFYFFPDISHYIGKTLNGTEIKNSDDFAMFLLENAHVGCVGGFSFGSPECIRFSYAASEEELREAMKRIKDLLEQFN; encoded by the coding sequence ATGGACAAACTTTCAGATAGAGTAAAAAGACTAGGATACTCACAGACTTTTGTAATGTCTAATAAAGCAAGGGAAATGAAGGCGAACGGAATTGATGTCATCAGCTTAACCCTTGGCGAACCGGATTTTGATGTTCCGGACAATATCAAACAGGCAGCATTCGATGCCATTAACCAAAACTACAGCCACTACTCTCCTGTTCCGGGATTCCTGGAACTGCGCGAAGCGATTGCTTATAAATTAAAAAGAGACAATAATCTGGAATACAAACCAACACAGATCTGTGTTTCAAATGGCGCAAAACAGGCTATTCTCAATGTTTTAGCTGCTATTATCAATGATGGTGATGAAGTTTTGCTTCCAGCTCCTTATTGGGTAAGCTACGATGAAATGGTTAAAATGATGGGAGGAGCTTCTGTAATGCTTCCTACTTCTTATGTTACCGATTTCAAAGTAACTGCTGAACAGCTTGAAGAAGCAATTACTGATAAAACAAAAGCCATCCTTTTCAGTTCACCATGTAACCCATCAGGAGGATATTACACCTATGATGAATTGAAATCTATTGCTAAAGTGGTCGCTAAATATCCTCATGTAACGATTATTTCAGATGAAATCTATGAATTCATCAACTATGAAACAAAAACTACTTCCATTGCCCAGTTCCCTGAAGTGTATGAGCAAACTGCCGTAATCAACGGGATGTCAAAAGCTTTTGCAATGACCGGCTGGAGAATCGGATATTCTGCATGTCCAGAATGGCTGGCTAAAGCCTGTGAGAAAGTACAGGGACAAATGACAAGCGGAGCTAATACTGTAGCTCAAAGAGCTTCTATTGTTGCTTTAAAAACCGATCCATCAGAATACAGATACATGATTGATGCTTTCAAAAAAAGAAGAGATCTTGTATATGAGCTTATCAAGGAAATTCCAGGATTCAAAGTATTACTTCCAAAAGCAGCTTTCTATTTCTTCCCGGACATTTCACATTATATCGGAAAAACACTGAACGGAACAGAAATCAAAAACTCTGATGATTTCGCCATGTTCTTATTGGAAAACGCTCATGTAGGATGTGTTGGAGGATTCTCTTTTGGAAGTCCGGAATGTATCAGATTCTCTTATGCAGCATCTGAAGAAGAATTAAGAGAAGCAATGAAACGAATCAAAGATTTATTAGAGCAATTTAACTAA